Proteins co-encoded in one Bremerella sp. TYQ1 genomic window:
- a CDS encoding GNAT family N-acetyltransferase, producing MPRSFRVAQVEGMFDLSAEQATTIQLHADVPSLDESWTIGAIVGNSGSGKTSIAEAAFPDAIGKRKRWPPALAMIDGLPKRSIHELTAALTAVGLGSTPTWLRPFGVLSGGEQFRAEMAHALLRRNKLVVVDEFTSVLDRTTAKFGALAIGNALRKERFAKRLVAVGCHRDVLPWLAPDWVVDLDEANCTWNAFSPKSIDLQIDVCSRSLWASFAPHHYLCGGDLPAAQFFAASFEGRPVAIIGLIGLWGHRGHKRVARIVTLPEFQGVGIGSRLLDEVAQRQRGEGFVLNITAGHPSILRHCQRSERWHLTKRSPIGRRGQGMKNGKPVKSSFGRPVMSFRYAG from the coding sequence GTGCCAAGGTCGTTTCGCGTCGCCCAGGTCGAAGGAATGTTTGACCTTTCGGCCGAACAAGCGACCACGATTCAGCTGCATGCGGACGTTCCTTCCCTCGACGAATCTTGGACGATCGGCGCGATCGTGGGGAACTCGGGCAGCGGCAAAACGTCGATCGCCGAAGCCGCATTCCCGGACGCCATCGGCAAGCGAAAACGTTGGCCGCCAGCGCTGGCGATGATCGATGGTTTGCCCAAGCGTTCGATCCATGAATTGACCGCCGCGCTAACGGCCGTTGGCCTCGGCAGCACGCCAACATGGCTGCGGCCGTTTGGTGTGTTGAGCGGAGGAGAGCAGTTTCGTGCGGAGATGGCCCACGCACTGTTGCGGCGAAACAAGCTGGTTGTTGTCGATGAATTTACCAGCGTACTCGATCGAACGACGGCCAAGTTCGGAGCGCTGGCGATCGGCAACGCGCTGCGAAAAGAACGCTTCGCGAAACGGCTTGTTGCCGTCGGTTGCCACCGCGATGTGCTTCCTTGGTTGGCGCCTGATTGGGTGGTCGACTTGGATGAAGCGAACTGCACGTGGAATGCGTTTTCGCCAAAGTCAATCGATTTGCAGATCGATGTTTGTTCGCGTTCGTTGTGGGCGTCGTTCGCGCCGCATCATTACTTGTGCGGCGGCGACTTGCCGGCAGCGCAGTTCTTTGCGGCCAGCTTCGAAGGACGTCCAGTGGCGATCATTGGCCTGATCGGTTTGTGGGGACATCGCGGACATAAGCGAGTCGCTCGGATTGTCACGCTGCCGGAGTTTCAAGGCGTTGGGATCGGTTCGCGGCTGTTGGATGAAGTGGCCCAGCGGCAACGCGGCGAAGGGTTCGTTCTGAACATCACCGCCGGGCACCCTAGCATTTTGCGGCATTGCCAGCGCAGCGAGCGTTGGCATTTGACCAAGCGAAGTCCGATTGGCCGGCGAGGGCAGGGGATGAAGAACGGCAAGCCGGTGAAAAGCTCGTTCGGTCGCCCGGTGATGTCGTTTCGATACGCCGGGTAA
- a CDS encoding serine protease — translation MLALRLFSALATLLIFAKVAAAQSPIPPAAGSAIVQIDNRGYGGGSGTYLGDGYVLTCDHLFRDSHNGQIEIGRVVVSFPSGAASTATVLKQHRVWDLALLKLDAPPNDVAGISLAESYPSPGTTVISVGYGRSGELLGNVGQVTGYGRDKYLATQLSDTMLLTGSARGGDSGGPILSENGQLVGVLWGTDGSSVVGTQVGQCRQILTQWQCPAGGCSPPRYVAPSRPVTRRPPTISGPSSSGIATPSQPAVPSSELEKLRQELAQLKQQLAAIQCQPGPRGPQGPPGNPADVDLTRLTQLVRQQIAGSIRVKVEPVRK, via the coding sequence ATGCTTGCTTTACGTCTTTTTTCCGCGCTCGCCACCTTGCTCATCTTCGCAAAGGTGGCAGCCGCTCAAAGTCCCATCCCTCCGGCGGCCGGTTCGGCAATTGTCCAGATCGACAATCGAGGTTATGGCGGCGGCAGCGGCACTTACCTCGGCGATGGCTACGTGCTGACTTGCGATCATCTCTTTCGCGACAGTCATAATGGTCAGATCGAAATCGGGCGGGTCGTCGTTTCGTTCCCCAGCGGAGCCGCTTCCACCGCGACCGTTTTGAAGCAGCATCGCGTTTGGGATCTGGCTTTGCTGAAGCTCGATGCGCCGCCGAATGATGTCGCTGGAATCTCGTTGGCCGAAAGTTATCCATCCCCTGGAACGACCGTCATATCGGTCGGCTATGGTCGCTCCGGAGAACTACTCGGCAACGTCGGTCAAGTCACCGGCTACGGCCGCGACAAGTATCTCGCCACGCAGCTTTCCGACACGATGCTGCTGACCGGATCGGCTCGCGGCGGCGATTCAGGAGGGCCGATTCTCAGCGAAAATGGTCAGCTTGTCGGCGTGCTTTGGGGCACCGATGGCAGTTCAGTCGTTGGTACGCAGGTGGGTCAATGCCGGCAAATTCTGACGCAATGGCAGTGCCCGGCCGGCGGTTGTTCGCCACCTCGATATGTGGCCCCGAGTCGACCTGTTACGCGAAGACCACCGACCATTTCTGGCCCCAGTTCCTCGGGAATTGCCACTCCTTCACAGCCAGCGGTACCTTCGTCGGAACTCGAAAAACTGCGGCAGGAACTGGCCCAATTGAAGCAGCAGCTCGCGGCAATCCAATGCCAACCAGGCCCACGCGGCCCGCAAGGACCGCCAGGTAATCCTGCCGACGTCGATCTCACGCGGCTGACCCAACTCGTCCGCCAACAAATCGCCGGAAGTATCCGCGTGAAAGTGGAACCGGTGCGGAAGTAA
- a CDS encoding universal stress protein, producing MIRSALIALDNSPSSQTALEMAISFCQRYAARNEGRIDAIHLSGVAVVDIPGIKAPTSLPIGAGAYKKQRDETLIKEAQERTDEILQYFEARCNEVGIPHTAIRSEGLPYEQIERQALSHDVILIGRDTNFHYETSEDVGATVRKLLVDNARPVVVYPQQMPDNHRVVIAYDGSNPAAHALQMWTLLEIRGPQTEIHVVSISGEEAKAQARLTEAAKFLEFHGLSAQLHYVPKERRVVEMLAEKVKELSPRMVVLGAYGRGGFKETLFGSSTNQMLETANCPLFLYK from the coding sequence ATGATCCGCAGCGCACTAATCGCCCTCGACAATTCTCCCTCTAGTCAAACCGCGTTGGAAATGGCGATCTCCTTCTGCCAACGGTACGCGGCACGCAACGAAGGCCGAATCGACGCCATCCATTTGTCCGGTGTTGCAGTGGTGGATATCCCTGGAATTAAAGCTCCGACAAGCTTGCCGATCGGCGCCGGCGCGTACAAGAAACAACGCGATGAAACGCTGATCAAAGAAGCCCAGGAACGCACCGACGAGATCCTTCAGTACTTCGAAGCACGCTGTAATGAAGTCGGCATTCCGCACACGGCCATTCGCAGCGAAGGCTTGCCGTACGAGCAGATCGAACGGCAAGCGTTAAGTCACGATGTCATCCTGATCGGGCGGGACACAAACTTCCATTACGAGACCAGCGAAGACGTCGGTGCGACGGTACGTAAGTTGTTGGTAGATAACGCTCGACCCGTCGTCGTCTATCCTCAGCAGATGCCGGATAATCATCGCGTTGTGATCGCTTACGACGGTAGCAATCCGGCTGCACATGCGCTGCAAATGTGGACGCTTTTGGAAATCCGCGGGCCGCAAACCGAGATCCATGTCGTCAGCATTTCCGGTGAAGAAGCGAAGGCTCAAGCACGTTTGACGGAAGCTGCTAAGTTTCTCGAATTCCACGGTTTAAGCGCCCAGCTGCACTACGTTCCGAAAGAACGTCGCGTCGTGGAAATGCTTGCCGAGAAAGTCAAAGAACTCAGCCCGCGAATGGTCGTTCTGGGGGCCTACGGACGTGGCGGATTCAAGGAAACACTGTTCGGTTCGTCGACCAACCAAATGCTGGAAACGGCCAATTGCCCGTTATTCCTTTATAAGTAA
- a CDS encoding DUF3592 domain-containing protein yields MKEIIAALMMGGFNLIGLVIVGFGLRDLYVGWRSRSWEKTSGRLTDAIVEESVQKSSKSRRTVYEVIATYEYDAGGRPQQGNTIAFSYGPTSEREEHRLLQESLKQMPHLTVFYDPLRPEKSTLLPGIDSGMFTLVALGAMWLSVTVGITVMFFLIQGGDPELVRGIAAG; encoded by the coding sequence ATGAAAGAGATAATTGCAGCGCTGATGATGGGCGGATTCAATCTGATTGGCCTGGTCATTGTTGGCTTTGGATTGCGAGATTTATACGTCGGTTGGCGTAGTCGATCTTGGGAGAAAACGTCCGGTCGACTTACCGACGCCATCGTGGAAGAAAGCGTGCAAAAGAGCAGCAAATCGCGACGAACCGTCTACGAAGTGATAGCAACATACGAGTACGATGCCGGCGGCCGGCCGCAGCAGGGCAACACGATTGCTTTTAGTTATGGGCCGACCAGCGAACGAGAAGAGCATCGCCTGTTGCAGGAATCGCTGAAACAAATGCCTCATTTGACGGTGTTTTACGACCCGCTGCGTCCCGAAAAAAGTACGTTGCTTCCCGGCATCGACAGTGGCATGTTCACGCTCGTCGCCCTCGGAGCGATGTGGCTTTCCGTGACCGTTGGCATTACGGTGATGTTCTTCTTAATCCAAGGGGGCGACCCGGAATTGGTCCGTGGCATCGCCGCCGGCTAA
- a CDS encoding DUF3592 domain-containing protein: MSKLFPILFVLIFIGFGVGFLGYGILQLVQASQTTEWPAVQGNVVECKLNSHTSDHKTTWKCDVRYAYNVDGQTFEGNRIAYGYNGTNNKSMHSWLHKKLNKSEYVRVYYNPSDPRESTLAVGIYRSAYLPIVFGGAWLGFCGGLFSLIFLQSPVKELPSRLARLNHHSFSAVR, translated from the coding sequence ATGTCCAAACTGTTTCCCATTCTGTTCGTGCTGATCTTCATTGGCTTTGGGGTCGGGTTTCTGGGATACGGCATCTTGCAATTGGTTCAAGCAAGTCAGACAACCGAATGGCCTGCGGTGCAGGGGAACGTCGTCGAATGCAAGCTCAACTCGCACACCAGCGACCATAAAACGACTTGGAAGTGCGACGTTCGCTACGCGTACAACGTCGACGGACAAACTTTCGAGGGCAATCGAATTGCCTACGGCTACAACGGCACCAACAACAAAAGCATGCACTCCTGGTTGCATAAAAAGCTGAACAAGTCTGAATACGTTCGCGTGTACTACAACCCGTCCGATCCTCGCGAAAGTACGCTTGCGGTTGGCATTTATCGCAGTGCCTATTTGCCGATTGTGTTCGGTGGTGCCTGGCTCGGATTTTGTGGCGGGCTGTTCTCATTGATCTTTCTGCAAAGCCCGGTGAAAGAACTTCCCAGCCGCCTGGCTCGACTCAATCACCATTCATTTAGCGCTGTCCGATAG
- a CDS encoding dihydrofolate reductase family protein — translation MRKIVYFVTASLDGYIARPNGAIDWLIQAEGDEDFGFSEFVRSIDTVVQGRKTYEHVLELGPYPYAEQKNFVFSRKMLQCQHAEVVRQPVADFVRWIHTQPGKDVWLVGGGQLAASFLHVGAIDELKVFIQPILLGEGLPLVTHIGRDTRLKVKNSHTFRQGLVQIDYEVLR, via the coding sequence GTGAGAAAGATCGTCTATTTTGTCACGGCCAGCTTGGATGGATACATCGCTCGGCCCAACGGAGCCATCGACTGGCTGATACAAGCTGAAGGAGATGAAGACTTCGGGTTCTCTGAGTTCGTCCGTTCGATCGACACCGTCGTCCAAGGCCGCAAGACATACGAACATGTGCTGGAGTTGGGCCCTTATCCCTACGCCGAGCAGAAGAACTTTGTTTTTTCCCGCAAGATGCTGCAATGCCAGCATGCCGAAGTGGTCCGGCAACCGGTCGCTGATTTCGTACGGTGGATTCATACTCAGCCAGGCAAAGATGTGTGGCTAGTCGGCGGCGGGCAGCTTGCCGCATCGTTTCTTCACGTCGGTGCGATCGACGAGTTGAAAGTATTCATACAACCGATCCTTCTCGGCGAAGGCCTTCCCTTGGTAACGCATATTGGCCGAGATACACGTTTGAAAGTGAAGAACTCGCATACGTTCCGTCAAGGATTGGTGCAAATTGACTACGAAGTGCTGCGCTAA
- a CDS encoding TolC family protein, with amino-acid sequence MAVTKQNRWGWWLVLGTTCCTGCVLPYSEPVTYTEEVVPYAPPVVSQKETASEVQLVDHQTVANDAPPLDLIPTAILPPQNDVVEEPVFSVAKVSLPPSLPTLADEGLSLEQLQDIALANNPTILQSSASAQAASDYRHQVGLSANPIVGYSAAQLADQGTDQHVVSVEREFVTGGKLDLNRNVLGHAVEAQRWDVESQRYRVLTDVRLAFIDALVAQRRIEVIDDFHPVVAQGVTVAEQQFKAGEAAQSDQLQAEIALNEVEVLRQQAEFAWDAAWQEMAATAGVPDMQRSSLSGKLHPQVGTLNWDEIYGSLLGSSPELRASYSRVHKARSNMSRQEVQNIPNVIAELQAGHDNSTGSGMINLFVGAPIPVFNNNSGNISAAYREYCRATHDVKRVEMSLKARLAEVSKEYDSARIAVERYEQQILPKAKQTLDLAERAYSAGEFSFIQVLIVRRTYFDTNLRYIAALGDLAKAHAQIDGLLLTGGLDQPGEFTDGDALRGQTFGQQ; translated from the coding sequence ATGGCGGTAACGAAGCAAAATCGATGGGGCTGGTGGCTAGTTCTCGGAACAACATGCTGCACCGGCTGCGTGCTGCCTTACTCCGAACCGGTGACATACACCGAAGAAGTCGTTCCCTATGCTCCGCCTGTGGTGTCGCAAAAGGAAACGGCCTCCGAAGTTCAATTGGTCGATCACCAAACGGTCGCGAACGATGCGCCTCCGTTGGACCTGATCCCGACAGCCATTCTTCCGCCTCAAAATGATGTGGTGGAAGAACCTGTGTTCAGCGTAGCCAAAGTTTCGCTGCCGCCGAGTTTGCCAACGCTGGCTGACGAAGGTTTGTCGCTCGAGCAGTTGCAAGACATCGCACTCGCGAACAATCCCACGATTCTGCAGAGCTCGGCTTCGGCGCAAGCCGCTTCCGATTATCGACACCAGGTAGGACTTTCTGCGAATCCGATCGTTGGTTACTCTGCCGCGCAGTTGGCCGATCAAGGAACCGACCAGCACGTTGTTTCGGTGGAACGAGAATTTGTCACCGGGGGCAAGTTAGACCTCAATCGCAACGTACTGGGACATGCCGTCGAAGCCCAGCGCTGGGATGTCGAATCGCAGCGATATCGCGTGCTGACGGATGTTCGTTTAGCGTTTATTGATGCCCTGGTCGCTCAGCGGCGTATTGAAGTGATTGACGATTTCCACCCGGTCGTCGCCCAAGGGGTCACTGTTGCCGAGCAGCAGTTCAAAGCAGGCGAAGCGGCCCAGTCAGATCAACTGCAAGCCGAGATTGCTTTGAACGAAGTGGAAGTACTTCGTCAACAAGCCGAGTTCGCCTGGGATGCGGCCTGGCAAGAGATGGCCGCCACCGCAGGCGTTCCAGACATGCAGCGAAGTTCGCTTTCCGGAAAGCTGCATCCGCAAGTCGGAACACTCAATTGGGATGAAATCTACGGCAGTCTCTTAGGTAGCAGTCCAGAGCTTCGCGCGAGCTACAGTCGAGTACATAAAGCTCGATCGAACATGTCTCGGCAAGAAGTGCAGAACATTCCAAACGTCATCGCAGAACTGCAAGCCGGCCACGACAACAGTACCGGCAGCGGGATGATCAATTTGTTTGTTGGAGCTCCGATTCCGGTCTTTAACAACAACAGCGGGAACATCTCGGCTGCCTATCGCGAATACTGCCGAGCGACGCACGACGTGAAGCGTGTCGAGATGTCTTTGAAGGCTCGACTTGCCGAAGTCTCGAAAGAATACGATTCGGCACGCATCGCTGTCGAACGTTACGAGCAACAGATTCTGCCGAAGGCGAAGCAAACGCTTGATCTGGCCGAACGAGCCTATTCGGCCGGTGAGTTCTCGTTCATTCAAGTGTTGATCGTTCGTCGAACTTACTTCGACACAAACCTTCGGTACATCGCCGCACTGGGGGACTTGGCCAAAGCCCACGCTCAGATCGATGGCCTGCTTTTGACCGGCGGTTTGGATCAGCCTGGCGAGTTCACCGATGGCGACGCACTGCGTGGCCAGACATTCGGTCAACAGTAA
- a CDS encoding DUF1559 domain-containing protein: MKTPLSMRRAFTLVELLVVIAIIGVLIALLLPAVQQAREAARRMQCTNNLKQFGLGLHNFHDTFGSLPAGSYTPDTPLKHDRMSGFVTLMPFYEQNAAYELFNIEESVDHATNATAIVTLVDMLFCPSRRSPTDGPSSSHYMQTCSRGDYAFSAGGEGSHCNTDNPELFDGMFSRFGKMQFSQVTDGLSNTIAIGEKRIERRDDVETDATLRNMDGPAYRWGFHSTRNFKSPLSSPLLTSLNDLDANFGSSHAGKGVNFLFGDGSVHYIPQTVNWTVMQNLANRADGNPVTIP, translated from the coding sequence ATGAAAACCCCTTTGTCCATGCGCCGCGCGTTTACTTTGGTCGAATTGTTGGTGGTGATCGCCATCATTGGTGTATTGATCGCGCTGCTTTTGCCTGCCGTGCAACAGGCTCGTGAAGCGGCTCGGCGAATGCAATGCACGAATAATCTCAAGCAGTTCGGTCTCGGGCTGCACAACTTTCACGATACCTTTGGCAGTTTGCCGGCAGGAAGCTATACGCCAGATACGCCGCTGAAACATGATCGAATGAGTGGTTTCGTGACGTTGATGCCGTTCTACGAACAGAACGCTGCGTACGAGTTATTCAACATTGAAGAGTCAGTTGATCACGCAACCAACGCGACCGCCATTGTGACGCTGGTCGACATGCTGTTCTGCCCGTCCCGGCGCAGCCCAACCGATGGTCCATCCTCCAGCCATTACATGCAAACTTGTTCTCGGGGGGATTATGCCTTTTCAGCTGGGGGCGAAGGGAGTCACTGTAATACCGACAATCCCGAATTGTTTGATGGAATGTTCAGCCGTTTCGGCAAGATGCAGTTCTCGCAAGTCACCGACGGCCTCTCGAACACGATTGCCATCGGAGAAAAACGGATCGAACGCCGTGACGATGTGGAAACCGATGCCACACTTCGCAACATGGATGGCCCTGCGTATCGTTGGGGCTTTCACTCGACACGTAACTTCAAGTCTCCGTTGAGCTCTCCCCTGCTGACCTCGTTGAACGATCTTGATGCGAACTTTGGTAGCTCCCACGCTGGCAAGGGTGTGAACTTTCTTTTCGGAGATGGCTCGGTTCATTACATTCCGCAAACGGTCAACTGGACGGTGATGCAGAATCTTGCTAACCGAGCCGACGGCAATCCCGTGACAATTCCTTAA
- a CDS encoding Gfo/Idh/MocA family protein, with product MKKITRRQFSTATTAAVAALATRVHAAESSSSGKIKVGQIGASHAHASGKMDAMRSLSGTYEVVGLAEADLAAAKRAVQRKPYQGLEPMTIEQLLSTPGLQAVAVETDVRNLVPTAKQCIDAGMHIHMDKPAGESLSAFQQLCTTADTKKRTIQMGYMLRYNPAFELLFQAAREGWLGEIYEIDAMMGKLASPALRRDLAQYDGGGMFELACHLIDAVVTLLGKPEEVVTFIKRTQAPKDTFADNQLAVLNYPQATATVRCNHLDPFGFPRRRFQVAGSGGAIEIKPLESGEVDLSLTEAHGEFKKGTQHLSLKRQGGRYDGEFIDLAKVIRGEKELAWDRQHDLAVHETVLRASGVMQD from the coding sequence ATGAAGAAAATTACCCGACGCCAATTTTCTACGGCTACGACAGCCGCGGTTGCAGCTTTGGCCACGCGTGTCCATGCGGCTGAGAGTTCTTCGAGCGGCAAGATTAAAGTGGGTCAGATTGGGGCTTCGCATGCGCATGCTTCGGGGAAGATGGATGCGATGCGGTCGTTGTCTGGCACCTACGAAGTGGTTGGCCTGGCCGAGGCAGATCTTGCGGCGGCGAAACGAGCCGTGCAGCGGAAGCCTTATCAAGGGCTCGAGCCGATGACGATCGAACAACTCCTCAGTACGCCAGGTCTTCAGGCAGTGGCGGTCGAGACCGACGTGCGGAATTTGGTTCCGACAGCCAAGCAGTGTATCGATGCCGGGATGCATATTCATATGGACAAGCCGGCCGGCGAATCGCTTTCCGCGTTTCAGCAACTGTGCACGACTGCCGATACGAAGAAGCGAACGATTCAGATGGGATACATGCTGCGGTACAACCCGGCATTTGAACTGCTGTTTCAAGCTGCCAGGGAAGGGTGGTTGGGCGAGATCTACGAAATCGACGCGATGATGGGCAAGCTGGCTTCCCCCGCTCTGCGACGCGATCTAGCCCAGTACGATGGCGGCGGCATGTTCGAGTTGGCATGTCACTTAATCGATGCAGTCGTCACCCTGTTAGGCAAGCCGGAAGAAGTTGTTACGTTCATTAAGCGAACCCAAGCTCCGAAAGATACCTTCGCCGACAATCAACTGGCGGTGCTCAATTATCCGCAAGCAACGGCGACGGTACGCTGCAATCATCTCGATCCGTTTGGCTTCCCTCGTCGGCGATTTCAAGTCGCTGGTTCCGGTGGTGCGATCGAAATCAAACCCCTCGAATCCGGCGAAGTCGATCTCTCGTTAACCGAGGCACACGGCGAATTTAAAAAAGGAACGCAGCACCTCAGTTTGAAGCGTCAGGGTGGTCGCTACGATGGCGAGTTCATCGACTTGGCCAAAGTGATTCGTGGCGAGAAAGAACTTGCCTGGGATCGCCAGCATGACTTGGCCGTGCACGAAACCGTACTTCGAGCCTCTGGCGTAATGCAGGACTAA
- a CDS encoding cupin domain-containing protein: MLRTALTLAMGILLGTAGLLVAQHQAKSTVVPISSRDIVEKLDGHDAKVSVVEVQLDPLGEGMPHRHPGPVFGYVLEGKYELGIDDQPTKIFEQGETFYEPTGCLHRVSKNPQSNAKTRVIAVVLHPRDAKQLAIPEPMDKP, translated from the coding sequence ATGCTGCGAACTGCTTTAACTTTGGCTATGGGAATTCTCTTGGGCACGGCCGGACTGTTGGTGGCCCAGCATCAAGCGAAGTCGACTGTCGTGCCGATTTCGAGTCGTGACATTGTCGAGAAGTTGGATGGGCACGACGCGAAGGTTTCAGTCGTCGAAGTCCAGCTTGATCCACTTGGCGAAGGGATGCCCCATCGCCATCCGGGGCCTGTTTTCGGTTACGTACTGGAAGGCAAATACGAACTTGGAATCGACGATCAACCGACCAAGATCTTCGAGCAAGGCGAAACGTTCTACGAGCCGACCGGCTGTCTGCACCGCGTTTCAAAGAATCCGCAGTCGAACGCCAAGACACGTGTGATCGCGGTGGTGTTGCATCCGCGCGATGCCAAGCAACTGGCGATTCCGGAACCGATGGACAAGCCTTAA
- a CDS encoding DoxX family protein: MMNSPTRSLFLAQWFLRVALAASYLSAVADRFGMWGSPGEPGVAWGAWGPFIEYVALLNWFAPAALHGPLGWIATIAEVIIAIGLLIGWKLRWFANASGGLLLVFAITMSIATGIKSPLDYSVFTAAAASFLLASLPSRDATE, translated from the coding sequence ATGATGAATTCCCCAACGCGAAGTCTGTTTCTTGCTCAATGGTTTCTTCGAGTGGCGCTCGCTGCTTCCTATCTGTCAGCGGTGGCCGATCGCTTTGGAATGTGGGGATCGCCCGGCGAACCTGGCGTCGCTTGGGGAGCGTGGGGCCCGTTTATCGAGTATGTGGCATTACTCAACTGGTTCGCCCCGGCGGCACTGCATGGACCGCTGGGCTGGATCGCAACGATTGCGGAAGTGATCATTGCAATCGGCCTGTTGATCGGTTGGAAGCTTCGCTGGTTTGCCAATGCGTCAGGCGGTTTGTTGCTCGTCTTCGCGATCACCATGTCGATTGCGACTGGTATCAAGTCTCCGCTCGATTACTCGGTGTTCACTGCGGCTGCTGCGTCGTTTCTGCTGGCGTCCCTTCCTTCGCGAGACGCAACGGAATGA